Within the Peromyscus maniculatus bairdii isolate BWxNUB_F1_BW_parent chromosome 2, HU_Pman_BW_mat_3.1, whole genome shotgun sequence genome, the region ATAGAAGTTCACCTGCGCACACAAGGTCACAAGGGTCCAGGGCTTGGGCACCAGGCTCACAGACCTTCCCCAGAACCCTGGGGCCTACCCGACCTTCCCGCCATTGCTAGGATGGGCTCTTACCTGGACAGTGCCGTCACTAAAGAGCATGAGCAGGGCCTGATCAGTCTTGACCCACTGCAACAGCAGGGGCGGGGCCGGCACCTCCACCTCTTCCACACTGGGCAGATCTCCGCCCTGGGAGAACAGGCAGGTCGGGTCACCAGACCGGCATGaactgggtctctctctctctctctctggacggCTCTTGCCCTTACAGGTTCAGCCACTATCTCTGTTTgggccacccctcccccatgacCAACAGCGGAGGATCAGAAGGTAGCAAAGGTGCACGAGTCCCCCTCAAGTGCCCCCACTGCAGCCCCCACACACCTTCATGAGGTGCTGCTCCATGTAGGAGGTGAAATACCGCAGGATGCCCAGCTGAGGCTGCAGGGCACGGGGCACAGACCCCACGGAGAAGGAGAAGTGCTTCGTGCTGGTGGGGTTGTAGTGCACAATCCTGAAAAGGGGGGGCAATGCAGAGAGGAAGAGCCTGGCATTGTCGTTGCCCACCCCCCTTTGGATCGGAGACCCCAGACCCCTGAGCAGAGAAGTGCCAAGGTGCAACCCTGCTTGGTACAACAGCACCCTAAATACAGagcaccccccaaaaaaccagcACTTACTTTCTATTGGCTGACAGGgccatgtgtgtgccatcattgaAGAGTACGGCTACCCGGCGGCTGGACAGCTGATACCCAAAGCCAAACTTGTTGGAGTAATCGACCCACTTGCTGACCCACACCAGAGGTTCCGGCTGCGCCAAAGGGGCTGGGTTCTGTTCCGCTGttacaggagagggagggagtgaagaCGTTCCCCCGGCTTCTAGGTCCAAAAAGAGCTTGCCCAACTCTTCACATGTACCAGAGCCCAGCCTTACCTGGGGGCATGAAGGCCACACAGTTCCTCAGTGCACAGAGGGCAGATTCTACCACTGTGGCCACCGTCAGACCTTCTTCAAACCCTGGGGGGAACAGGATACTGACATTGAGGCATTGAGCCTCCCCTGGGCCCAGGTCACGTCCCTCGGCCAGCTGCTTCCTTCCGGCCCCGGGTCGCCACCCCAGCCACCTCCAGCACCTCTCATCTTGTGGCTCCTCACCATCTCCACTGCTTGCCAGCGTCCCACGGGGTGAACTGTCCTCAGCCGCTGTCTCTACCAAGCTGGCGGGGGCCAGACCTGAAGCTGCTGGAGCCTGGACAGTTGGGTAGAGAGGGAGTGAGATTAGACCCCAGAATTGAAATCCTTGAAAGTCCAGTGGCCCGGCCCTGTCCCTGGTGGCTCTCAGGGCACCCCAGGTCAGCCTCAGCTGGCTAATGAGACACAGCCAATTAGGCCACCACGAGGTTGGATGCTTCATCAGCCATTTATGCTGGGCTTCCCTCAGCTGCTAGGGTCAGGGTGAGTCAGGGGAATAACGCTCACGTGAGCACCTCACCTCAGGCCTGACATCTGGATGACCGATGGATGTGCGCATCAGGCCGCTCACCAAGCAGGAGACATTATCCCGCTCCTCAGAATGGTTCTTatctgggggtgagggaggacaCAGCCCTCAGTGTCCGCCTGACCACATTTCACACACAGGCAGGTCTTCCCAAGTGTCTAGACAACACATGTTCTCCCCAAGAGTCTACAGACGCCCACACCTGGAACATCCCCTACTCAAATGAATGTAACCAGCACTCTACCGCTCTGTGCCCTCAGCCCAGCAACACCTGACTCACTCTTGTTCTTTTTCCTGCCAAACAGGCTCTTGGTAACTTTGGCAAACAGACTCCTCGCAGGGTTGGGGGGTGTCAGATCTGGGACTGCCACACAGCTGCTGACAGGGAGCCGATCAGGGGTGTAGCCCTGAGGAAGAGAGCCACGTCAACAGAGAAGTGAGACCCCAAGGGTCCTGCTCCCATCTGTCCTTTGAGACCATGCGGACTGAACTGCGGGGGGTCCAGAGAACCACGGACCTTCGTGAAGAAGTCATGGCGTAGGATCTGTTCAATAGAGGGGCGGTCTCGGGGTGAGGCCCGAAGGATGGCAGCCAGGAGCTGACGGGCAGGCAGTGAGAGGCTGGCAGGCAGCGTGTAGTGAACCTGCTTGATGCAGCGGTACGTCTCCTTCAGGTCAGCGGTCTCAAATGGGGGGCTCCCGCACAGCAGTGTGTACCTGTGTCCAGGGACGGGAGGTCAGGAGTCAAGTCGTGGGAAGACCCCGTCCATGCACCCGTCTGCCAGTGACCTTGGCACTCACATGACACAACCAAGTGACCACACATCTGCCTCGGGGCCATGGCCTTGTCTCAGCAGCACTTCTGGAGCCACGTAGTTGGGAGTGCCACAGATGGTCCTGAAAGAGGGTAGGGCGGAGAGGGGGAAGGCTCAGACCCAGCCCAGCACCCGCCCCATGCCTGCCCCTGCTGTGAGTTCAGACAAAGCAGCTGCCTGTCACCAAAGGCCAGAGAGTTCCTGCTTGTCTTGGGACAATGGATGCTGGGGATGGCAGCTGAGTCCTCACCCACCCGTCTAGTCCAGCTGCTCAGCTGCTCAGCGGCACAGGAGGAGGCCCTGACCCCATCACAGCCCCCTCTCCCAAGGTCACTACAAAGGGGCCGTGATggatcccctccccccactcccgtCTGTCACACACTCATTAGGCTGTCACCTCCCACAGTCTGTGCCGTACACAACCAACACCAGCTGTCATACCCCCCATGGGCACTCACCTGCCACACATGCTatctgtgttacacacacaccctgacaCAGAGTGGCATGTCCTGCCATTCCCACACTCAGTCTGTCTCACATACATGCTCACAGCCTGGCCTGTTTTCCCCATCCAACACAGGGTCAGCCATACAGTTCCAAAAATCCTTAGACTCCTCTCTGTGTCAGGGACTCAGGGCACCCCCCCATCTGTGCCACATTGAGACGGTTGTCCTAGGCTGCCACCTCTACCCTCACACATACGGACAGCCCATCACCCCATCCCTGTTTATCCCAAGCACACATCAGGTCACCTTGCTTTCCACATACACACTGTCACACTGTCCATCATCTGTGTCATATACAGACTGTGGCCATCATCCCCTCACTTACTTTTTCCTCTGCTCCGGGGGCTCTAACCGAGCCGCCAGCCCAAAATCCCCCACCTTCAGCTCCATGTTATCAGTGATGAAAAAATTTCCTAGATAGTGGCAGAGAGACGTGTCGGATCCTTCTTCACTCGATCTCTTCCCTCCCGAGATCCCCACCCTTACGGACCAGACCCAGGAATCTCACCCAGCTTGAGGTCTCTGTGCAAGATACCCCTCTGGTGCAAGTACTTGAGGCCTGAAAGGATCTGACGCAGGTAGTAGCGAACCTCTGGTTCCAACAGGGTGTGCCGGGCCTTCCAGATGTGGGCCAGGGACTGCAGAAAGCCAGTTTCAGTCCCTGCTTGCCTCCCCAGACCCGCCCTCCAGCTGTGCTTGCTAAGGATGACAGGAACCCAGCTTTGGATATTAAGGATCCACTTCCTTTCCCAACCCTGTCCCCGATGAATCCCCCTTATTCCGGACCTTTCGGCTACAGAGCTCCAGGAAAATGTATATGTTGTCAGCATCCTCGAAATGGTGCGAAAAGCGAACGATATGGCGGTGCTGAAGATCTCGGTGCAACTCGATCTCGTTTAGGATCTGCGACGAGGGCCCGAGATCGTCATCTTTCCAGGGTTCCCACGCCACCATCCCCTCCCTACCCCTTGGTCCTCAGGGCTTGGACCCACCTTCTCGCGCTGATGCGGCTTAGCGACGCGGCTCTGCGGGATGACTTTGACCGCGTAGGCTACACCAGTCTCGGTGTCAGTGGCTTCATAGCAGCGGGCGAAGCCTCCCTAGGAGGAGGAAGATGCATCGGCCTGGGCGCTCCGGAGAGGCACGGTCGGGCCCGCAGGGCTCTCCTCCACCTCCGTCAGCGCCACCCCAAAGCCCCCGACCTACCTTGCCCAACAAGCGGCCCTTGATGTAGGTACGGCCGCTGCACGGGTCGGTGATGAGGCGACCCGGGTCCGGCGCTGGTGGCCCGGCCAGCACCTCAGGCTCCGACCGCGGCGAGGCACTAGAAGGCGGCCCCGGGCCGGCGGGGGGCGCGGGCGGTGCGGCCGCGCGCGGGAAGGGGCGCGGGGACAAGAAGCCGGCGGCTGGCTCCATGCGGGCGGCGCGGCGCAGCGCCGGCCCGAGCTAGTTCTCGGTTCCGCCCGGCCCCGGCTGCGCGTGGCGCTGCCTGGTTTCTCTACGCTGCGATCGCGCCCGAGGGAGCCCGGCGTTTTTATCAATGAACGCCTGCCCCCTCCCAGGTGTCTCGTCATCGCGAGCTCCGCCCCTTTCCTGGCTGCCCGGCCTGGAGAAGCCACGCCCTCGGCTCGGCCTTACGTCACCTGAAAGACCCTCCCCCTGCCCGGACAGACTTCAAGGCCACGCCTCCCGCTCTGGCCTTAAAGGCGCCGCGGCAGTGCTAGTCACCCCAGCAGgtgctcttctttttttctctcggCTACCCCATCCACGTGGTGACTACGTGTCCTGCCAAAGGCggcccctttctttcttcatccttCCGGGTGTATGCCGAAATCGGAGTTGGAGGCCAGGTATCCGGAGGCCTCTTCTGAGCAACAACAGGGATCAGCGTTCCAgctgggagaagaaaggcaggggtGGCGCAAACTTTCCTCCGTGCACGTCACCAACCAGGGCGGTCTCCTGTAAGCGTCTCATGCTCTGCGACAGAGCCCGTAGTCCTAGCCTAGTGTGCCCTCTTTGGGAACCATGGAACAGCACGCTTCGGAACCTGGTCTGGGACTGTACAGTGGGTTTGTGGAACACAGCCTGGTAGTCAAGGTTTGGTTTtgtattcaagacagggtttctctgtgcagctctgtctgtcctggaactcaccctgtagaccaggctggcctcgaacccagagatccacctgcctctgcctcctgagtgctgggattaaaggcaccaccaggCTTCAacatggaatcttttttttttttttttttttttttttttttttttttcgagacagggtttctctgtgtagctttgcgcctttcctggagctcacttggtagcccaggctggcctcgaactcacagagatccgcctggctctgcctcccgagtgctgggattaaaggcatgtgccaccaccgcccggctcaacgtGGAACCTTAATCCCTCTGACTTTGTCCAAGGATCGAACATCTCCACCTGGCTTTGTGGGCTTTGTTTTCCCTCGGCGCTATCCATTCCGACCTCGATTTACTGAAAACATCTGATGAGTGACAGGCACTGCCTCCACTAAGAATGGTCAACGCTGCAGCCCTCCTTTAGTTTACGCGATTCTACTTTATGCAAGTAGAAGTAAATACATAAAGTAATTACAGGTTATGAGGAGTGCTAAGAAGGAAGTAAACACAAGAACAGCCTAGAACCTGCTCTACAAAGAGTCGTCAGGAGAGCCAACAAGTACATTCACCCGATCCCTGCCACCTAGTTGTTTATctcagaactctctttgtagaccaggctggtctggaactcaaagatctgcctgcctctgcctcccgagcgctgggattaaaggcgtgagccgccgccgccgccgccgccgccgccgccgccaccaccacctggccaaatgtgtctttttttgagacaagattttatttattctaggTTAGTCTCAAATTCGCAGTGTATGTAAAGATGACCTTTGTTCTAgtcagttttctattgctgtgataaacaccatggccacaggaaacatggggaggaaagatttatttcattttacaggttACAGTCAATCATAGAGGGAAGCCACGGCAGAAGctgaggaactgaagcagaacccatggaggaatgctgcttacggGCTTGTTGTCTCATTTGCTCTCGGTTagctttcttatttattcatttaattatacgtgtatgtatgtgagtgtgtacatgcaaGACACCCAAGAAGGAGGCTAGAGGTGTTGAATTCCCCTGGAGCTCaggttagaggcagttgtgagtcacccattgtgggtgctggggactgaacctggtgCTCTGAAAGGGCACTCCAAGTTCCTaattgctgaatcatctctccagacctctctactagtttcttccttccttccttccttccttccttccttcctttctttctttttttttttttttttttttttggctttttgagacagggtttctttgtgtagtagccttggctgtcctggaaccagctctgCTAGCTTTCTTGTATAGCCCAgtctacctgcccagggatggcaccacacacagtggGCTTAGCCATCCCATaccaatcatcagtcaagatAATTCCTCACGCTGGGCAactgtggtgcacgcctttaatcccagcactcaggagccagagccaggcagatctctgtgagttcgaggccagcctggtctaacgatcgagttccaggccaggctccaaAATTACATAGAAAAGATAGTCAAATTGGCAGTTGACTCTAACTGGGacgaccttgaactcttgatcctggAGCCTCAGCCTCCAGCCCAGACTCTGGATATGTCTTTTGAAGCTCTAACTAGGCTTCAGGCCCTTTTGACCTGAAGTTTTGTCCTTTCCGGCCTCACCACTACCTGCTCCCCAGGGGAAATCCCGAGTGTGACACCTCTTGTTTAAATCACTGGTATCTCTCCTGGTCTTAGGTTATTTGGCACCCCCCTTTTTCTGTGGCCGTGAAGCGCAAGCTTTAACAAGGTCCTTGTGGCCCGGTggagcagtggtgcatgccttaatcccagcactcatgataGGTAccctggaggtagagacaggaggatctctgttagttcgaggccagtctctggtttacagagcaagttccaggatagccaaagctactacacagagaaaccttgtctaaaaaaacaaaaacaaaccaaaacataaCACCAAAAAAGATCTTTTCGAGTCTGATGCAGGTTGGGTGAGATGTCTgatagcagaggcaggcagaatgaAACGGAAGTGAAACCAGAGGCTGGGAGGGCAATACAATGTAGCAGTAATCCCAACAAGATCCATTATGGCCAGACCAGAGTCTGAGGGCAAGATGCAGCTGAAGACACCGAGACAtctaaggacagccagggctacacagagaaaccctgtcttgaaaacaaaacaaactaaaaaaaaagttggagatTCAAGATCAAAGTATAAGCAGAACTGATtcgtttttttaacttttttttaatgtacacgGGCTGCTTTCCCCTAAGGTGGGGTTCAAGAGGTCAGCCTTGAACGTGAGGAAGACAAagcttttatagctcaggggtagggggtttccaaatgcggggatgaggggtggggggtggtggatGGACAAAATAGGCTGGGTTACGGGATGGTGACAAACAAGTTAGTCCTAATGACCTCTTGAAACACAGGCATGGTTGCAAGGTGGGCACAACAAGGTCGTCACAGGGGGTCACATAAGCtctgaaacaaaggtagggttgcaagatggttgttgttgtttgttttgtttttttcttccctctccaaTGCTAGGGACTGAGCCCAAGGCTTCAGGCCTGTCAAGAAAGTGATCTACCACAGGGCTACACCCCAGGCAACTGTCCAACTTGGGAAGTTAACAAGGTTCGAACCCTCCTATGGGAGTCAGGATAACAGGAGATATCTCACTGACAACCCTGTGCAcgtaggcaaatgctctaccattgagctctGCCCCAGGATGCTCTAGTATAAgggcctgcctgtgcctctctgTGTAACCTGCTCCCTGTCTATGGCCCTCCCATGTCCCAGGCAGTGACCTTGGCAATTAGTGTATTGATTGCTCCCAGGAAGTTTATGATGTGGAAGTGATCATAATCCTCACTAGGAAATGAAAGCTCACAGGGGGTGGCACCATTTCCCCAAGGTCAACTCAGCTCCCCAGGGCCAGGTCCAATACCTGAACACAAGTTGGCCTGACTCCACTGGTCACAGTTACTTGACTTTCGTGGGGTTGCTGGTCAGGTGTCTTtacatctgtctgcctcccataTATCACTGTTCCTCTTCCTAGTTCTTTCTCCTTCCGGCATGTGAAGCTGGACCGAACCTGAGATTTTTCTGAGCTCTCTGTGTGTCCATCCCCGAATAGGGACGCTGTCAGGCCTCCTGCTCTGTTGAGCGAATGTTCAGGACTCCTGGTCCCTCTTTGCAAGTCAGAGTCAGTAGCTCTTAGTCAGAACCTAAGGGGAAGGTGAGTCAAGAGTAAGAGGCTAGGCTTCCGACTCGGGAGGAAATGCTGGGTTAATCAGTAAGGAGGTCTCGGGTCCTTGGTGGGACTTCAGCCCACctcatgggtttgaggccagcatgggatacacaattttttgttttggtttgttttttttttttgagacagggtttctctgtgtagcttttcgcctttcctggaattcgctttggagaccaggctggccttgaactcacagagatccgcctgcctctgcctcccgattgctgggattaaaggcatgtgccaccaccgcctggcctgggatacacaatttttaaaatttccacatgaacaaaaagcaaaatggAGGAGGTGGTGAGGgaattcagtgggtaaagaggcTTGCTATGCAAGACTGATAACCTGAGTCCCACCCTGAGAGCCCACACAAAGAGGGGAAAGATTCCACAAAATCAGTtccacaaaactgtcctctgatctgtaCATGCACTTTGTATACATACAGCTATcataataataatcaaaccattttaatttttaaaaatgcctgtgagatggctccacTTGCCTCTAATAATGCATgtgaattcagtccccaggactcacaggATGGGAGGACAGAACTGATTCACCTACACAcagaataagtaagtaaataaatgtaatttaaaaatttaaggggttggagagatggctcagaggttaagagcactggctactcttccagagatcctgagttcaattcccagcacctacatggtggctcacaaccatccacaataagatctgatgccttcttttggcatgcaggcatacatgcaggcagaacactgtataaataaatctttaaaaattcttatctctccccaccccaccccccacacaacTGCTAATAGCTGGACTATGCTTCATGATTTCCTCCTGCTCACCTGAGTACTTCATATAACTAAATGTTTTCAGCAACTCAATGCAACTGGTGTTGGCATCTCCAGTTCCTCTTGGTGAAATTCATTGATTCCGCAAAAAGAAGTTAGGTTGCTCCGGGCAgtggagcctttaatcccagcatttgggagacagagccaggcaaatctccatgagttcaaggccagcctggtctacagagtgagatccaggacaggcaccaaaaaactacacagagaaaccatgtttcaaaaaaacaaaacaaaacaaaaaaagaagttaggCTGCTATGGTGGCATATGTCTACGATCCTAGCACttagaaagtggaggcaggaggatcaggaatttgagATCCTGCTGGATTACACAGTTTGAGGCTACACTGAGTGGCATTAAACtctgtcaaaataaataaataaataaacagcttgTCTGAGATCATGAAGCTTGGAGagcttgggaatgtgggcagccTGACTGCACACCCCATGTCGTTAAGTACTCAACATCcctgtgggggggtgggggatttGGGGGGTTGAGGCAGTGGCATTGGCAGGCAGGACCagcaagaagaaaatggagaggcAGGGCAAGTGATTTATGGATTGAATGGTTCCCTTTCTGGGATCATAAAGCTGGGAGAAGGGGACCCATCCTCAGTGGGAAGAGAGATAAGATAATTTAGGAGAGCCGGCAGATGGgttccttctccttcctggggCAGATTCAGGTCATGAACTTCTATGCTAACTCTGTGGGAAATGTTCCCAAAGTAGAGAGCTGGTGTTAGGTACAAGTGTGAGAGTCATGGAGGTGTAGGGTACAGGGTCTCAAGGAAGCAAAGGAgaaattaaggaaggaagggatggagggggaagggaagggaaaagaaggggaaaagtCTAGAGATCAGGATAAGGAGAGAATTcctcctgctgggcagtggtggcgcatgctttaattccagcactagggaggcagaggcaggcagatatctgtgagttcgacaacagcctggtctacagagtgagttccaggacagccagggctacacagagaaatcctgtcttgaaaaaccagaaagagaaaaagattccCTCCTGTGTAGCAGAGACCACCCTTTGCTGGTAAGCAACTGCAAGATGAGTCTCCTCTGACCACACTCGAAAGGAGTCTAGATGAGTCCACCACCCTTTACCTTCATTGTTTtgtcgtttttgttttgtttaagggaAGGTTGGTTGGAGacggggtctcatgtatctcagactCTTGCATTCTTAGCTCTTTTTTCTGGGAGGCACTTGCCAGTGAGAACCTGCTCACAGTGGGGttgagaggcaggcaggctgtcCCTCCTGGGGTTGAGTGGAGGCTTCTATACCACAGTGAAAGGAGCCGCCTAGACCTCTCCATGCTCTGAGGTTCTAGTTCTGACGTGATCACTGCCTTGGCTTTTATCTGACAAACAAACGAAGAGATGAAGGCCCTGGTCGTCAGTGATTGTAATTCCAACAACTAGGAAGCTGAGGCCGGAGAATAAGCtccaggtctgcctgggctacatgctggcatcctgtctcaaaaaagcaaaaataagccGGGCATAGTGCTGCAcgcccttaaccccagcactccagaggcagaggcaagcagatctctgtgagttcgagaccagcctgatctacatagagagttccaggacagccagagctgtgtagagagtccttgtctcaaaacaaagaaagtcacaaaaaagaattcacaaaataatcattacttttttaaaaagcaacactaaacaatcaaacaaacaaaaaggctggAAAGGGCTGGCTAGAGGGTtcagcaagtaaaggtgcttgctgctaagcccgaTGACGTGAGTTCAAACCTGCGttgtggaaggaggagagaactgattcccgcAAGCTGTCCCTCTGATGGCCACACTCAGATCATgacaaacaaccaaataaacaaattaaaactattaCTCTCGCCctgccccaaggctcagggaccacgacagaagatggaggaaaactgtaagaaccagagtTGAGGAGCACTTGAGAGAACAGGTCTGTGGAAATGACAGGACCCATGTGCTCAGGAGCTCCCAGTACCTGTAGGTGCCTGAACAAGACTGGCATGTGATGGAGCCAGGCAACATTCTAGCAAAGGAGGAGGAAGTTCACAAGCCCCGCCTCTAACTGAAGAGCTATGGACAGTTCCCGGCTTCCAGGGGAGAAAGATTTGTAGATTTGTTAAGGGTGTGGCCTCTTGTAGGTTGAGCCGACTCCAGTAATCTCCCTATACTCAGGAGCATATGGGCAGCACAATTGGACTTCATGGgttacaagagagagagagagagagagagagagagagagagagagacagagagacagagagagagacagagagagagacagagagagacagagacagagacagagagagacagagaaagagagaattagAGAGAAGAAAGTTGGGGTAGATTTAGTAGTTGGGgaggaggggtgaatatgatcaaaatacattgtatgaaattctcaaagaattattaaaaatgctatattttggagctggagaaatggctcagcagttaagagcatgcacagattatattgctcttccagaggacctgggttcagttctcagcacccacgtcaggcagcaaACAACAACCAGTtacctcagctccagggggtctaacaccatcttctgacctctgtgagcccATGCACGCACAtagtgaacatacatacacacacacacacacacacacacacacacacacacacacacaataaaacaaacgTTTAAGAAAGAAtgagttgccaggtggtggtgacacacacacaactttaatcccatcactggggaagcagaggctggcagatctctgagttcaaagccagcctggtccacaggaTGAGTTACAgagtatacagagaaaccctgtcttgaagaaccaaaaga harbors:
- the Plk3 gene encoding serine/threonine-protein kinase PLK3 gives rise to the protein MEPAAGFLSPRPFPRAAAPPAPPAGPGPPSSASPRSEPEVLAGPPAPDPGRLITDPCSGRTYIKGRLLGKGGFARCYEATDTETGVAYAVKVIPQSRVAKPHQREKILNEIELHRDLQHRHIVRFSHHFEDADNIYIFLELCSRKSLAHIWKARHTLLEPEVRYYLRQILSGLKYLHQRGILHRDLKLGNFFITDNMELKVGDFGLAARLEPPEQRKKTICGTPNYVAPEVLLRQGHGPEADVWSLGCVMYTLLCGSPPFETADLKETYRCIKQVHYTLPASLSLPARQLLAAILRASPRDRPSIEQILRHDFFTKGYTPDRLPVSSCVAVPDLTPPNPARSLFAKVTKSLFGRKKNKNKNHSEERDNVSCLVSGLMRTSIGHPDVRPEAPAASGLAPASLVETAAEDSSPRGTLASSGDGFEEGLTVATVVESALCALRNCVAFMPPAEQNPAPLAQPEPLVWVSKWVDYSNKFGFGYQLSSRRVAVLFNDGTHMALSANRKIVHYNPTSTKHFSFSVGSVPRALQPQLGILRYFTSYMEQHLMKGGDLPSVEEVEVPAPPLLLQWVKTDQALLMLFSDGTVQVNFYGDHTKLILSGWEPLLVTFVARNRSACTYLASHLRQLGCSPDLRQRLRYALRLLRDRSPA